The segment GCGCTGACCCTTCTCGGTGGCGCGGTCGAGGACTTGCCCCCGCTGTACGATATCTTCACCGTCGATTCCGAGTCGCCGAACGTGACGCCTTCAGGACAGCCGAAGCTGAACGTGAACACGGGCGCCGAGAACGAAATGGTCGACCTCGGCATACCGGAGGATTTGGCCGACGCCATCACCGATCGGCGGCGCGACGAAGGAACGTTTGCGTCGTGGGCCGAACTGTTTCAAGTTCCGGGCGTAACGCTGCAGAACGTCGACGTACTATTAGATATCTTGACGTTTGCGACGACTAACGAATCACGCGGGATGATCAACGTCAACACCGCGACCGAAGCGACGCTGTTCTCCATCCCGGGGCTGACTTCGGACATCATCCAAGCGATTCTCGACCGCCAAGGCACGTTCATCACGCTAGGCGACCTGGCGGGTATCCCCGGCATAACCCTTGACGCCCTCGGTGGGATCGCTGGCATGACAACGACCGGCTCCCAGTCGTTCGTGATTCGCGCGATGGGCGTTTTCGGCGGCAGGTCGGTAGCCTTGCAGGCGTTTGTCGTGCTGGGCGAATTCGGCCCAGAAATCCGTCGCACAGTCCGGTTTCCGTTTGCTGACGTGGCGTTTCGCTGGGGCTGGAATGAGGAGGCCGGCTTCGATTCCGAGCTGATCAACTGACTATGAGGGCTGACCAACCGATTCCCGTCATTGAGTGGTCTCAGAACGGCGTACGGGCGTACGATCCGCTCGCCGATCAGACCGTCGTCGGTGCCGATGTCCGGGAGGCGCTGGCAAAGATCGGTTCGCCGCCGGTTGTTGGGCTTTGCCTCGGCAGACGCGCGTCCTTCGTGCGGGAGTTCTACACTCCGAACGTGTCGCGCCAAGACGCACGCACTGTTATTCAGCTCCAGCTCAAGCAGCTGTTCCCGCTTGATCCAGCGGACGTCGCGTTCGACTTTTGGCCCAGCGAAGAGCTGACGTCCGAAGGCAGAATCACGACGGTCGCCGCTGCATCGGGCGAAACGTTGCGCGCGGCGCGCAAGGCCGTCGAAGAGGCGGGGGCAAAGATCGCGTGGAGCGCTCCTTCCGCAGTCGGCTCTGCCAGCCTAGCTGGAGACAGCGCTGAAGCGGTGATCGTTGACGCGCACAACGGCGACCTGACGTTGGACGTCGTCAAGCGCGGGAAGGTCGTGCACAGCAGGATCGTCACTGATCCCGGAGACGTCGATGGGCGAAATGCCGAGTTGGAGCGCACTATCGCGGCAGCTAGCCTCAATGGTGCTACTGTGCTCGTCGCATCCGGTGTCGACCTTGGAAGCGATACCACCCGGACGGATAGCAGCGCGTTGAAGGCGATGGCGTCGCACTCTGCGGGCTTGCTCGACATCGAGCTGCCCGAGCACTATGCCAAGCGGGTCAAACGATCGATCCAAAACCGGGCGCGCCTCGCGGTTTTTTCTTGGGCCGCCGTGTTGATCGTCGGGACGTTCTTCTATTTAGGCCGGTACGACGCGGCAAAGGTCATCTCCGACGCGACCGTAGTTGCGAACAGGCGCCAGTCGAGCGCCGAGAGTGCGCTCGCCGGCAGGCGGGATAGCCTCAACTCCGCGACGCGCAAGGTCAGCGTGCTGAATCAGGCGTTCGCTCCGTCGCAGCCGGCGGTCGATGTTCTGACGCTGGTGTCGAACTCGATGCCGGAAGGAGCATGGCTGACCGGCCTGACCTGGGAGAGGGGCAAGCCCATCCAGATTCGCGGCACCGCGCTGAACAGGGATCTCGTGTCCGGGCTGATCGCCAGCCTCGCCTTGAACGAGCGATTGCGCGATGTTGAGCTGCAGTATGCGAACGACGGCGAAATAGAAACCACACCGGTCGTGCAGTTCAACGTGACCGCGCACGTCGTCGGCAACCTGCCGCTCGCCGAGACGACGAGGAAAGCTAGGAGGACGCGACGATGATGCCAAAAGCCAAGATGTATAGCCTCGCGACGATTGCGGCGGCAGTCGTCCTCGTTGTCGTCGTGGCGGCCGAGGTCCTCGTGTCGAAGCCGGTGGCCGAAATCGACGACGGCTCGCGCGCCGCAGATCTGCAAAAAACAGGACGTGACACGGAGAACCTGCAGGCAGATCTCGTCGATGCGACTGCTGAGGTTTCGAAGCTCACCTGGTATCTGACGGTTGACGAGATCGCTCCCGCTGCGATGAAATGGGTGACCGAGCACGCGGGCGAGCACTTCATCGAAGTCAGCTCGTTCAGGCCGCAGAGAAGGACGGACGTCGACGGCCTTGTCCAACTCAACTACCTCGTGATCGCCGAGGGCGCTTTTCCCGACATGATGGATTTCGTGCGGGCGTTCGAGGATGAAGATAGCCTCATGGCCGTGAAGCTGGTGCAGCTCTCCGGCGTCGATGGGGTCACGGACAGGGTCAGGGCGACGATCGGCATCGCCACGTTCGTCGAGGGAGCGACCGATGAAAAGTAAGTACACGAGGCCGCTTGTCTGGCTGGGAGTGCTGGTTATCGCCGCCCTCGGCTTGTGGCTCACGAGAAATACTGGGACGGACGGTTTGACGGCCAAATCCCGCACCGCTTCCAGCGCCAACAGCGACCTGCCGGATGGCTTCACGCAGGAAGATTTCGATGCTAGGTTCGAAAGACTGAACGAAGAGCTGAAGAATGCGTTCTACCCGGTAGTAGCGCGGGCAGGATCGGGCTTTGGCGGCGGGCTGGCGCCGAACGAGATTCCGGCGTCGTATACTGGCGGTGAGGCTGGCTGGTTCTATACAGGCTCGTTTTACGTGGACGGCGTTCCCCTTGCCGTACTCGAGAACCTGGCGACGGACGAGGGACTGTACCTATATGTGGGCGAAAAAGTGAAGGAAGCGACGATAACGAAGATCGCGCCTTCGTACATAGAGATACGGGGAATTGGCGGTCAGGAGAAGCGGTTGAACCTGATGGGCGGCCCGGACGAGTCCGACGACCTCTTTGAGGGAGCGATTATTGAGCCCGTGAGGCCGGACGTTGCCGGTTTTCTTGGGACAGACGAATTGAACGGTGTAAACTTTGAACTCGAATCGGGTTCGGACAGAATTGAGGATACTAATGAGAACTAAGTTGATGTTGTTGCTGCTGGCGTTGGCCGTCTTTGTGCCGATGCAGGCCCTCGCCCAGTTTGGCGATGGCGGGAACATGCAAGGCACTCCCGTGTGGGAGCAGTTCGAACTGGACAAAGATAAGCGGATCACGATGAACTTCCGCAAGGCGAGCGTAGACAGCGTAATCCTGCTGTTGGCCCGCGAATCGGGCGTCACGATCGTCAAGGATCCGAAGCTGACTGAAAAGGTGACTCTGATCACTCCTAAGCCAGTCTCGCTCGCAGAGGCGTTCGCAACGCTGAACGCCCAGCTCAAGCTGATGAACTACGAACTCGCCAAGGATGAGGGCGTCATGGTGATCCGGGCGCGTCAGCAGCGCGGCGGCGGGATGGACGAAGACGCGATCCGTCGCATGATCGAAGGTGCTGGTCAGAACCGCGACAACAACGTGCTCAAGGTGTATCGCATTCAGTACGCCAACGCGAGCGCGGTCGCACGCGTGGTCAACGACGTCTTCCTCCAGCAGGATCAGACCAATCCGTTCGTTCAGATGTTTAGCCGAGGTCGCGGCGGTCGCGGCGGTCGCGGGGGCTTCTCGTTCCGCGGCCAGAGTTCCGGTTCGCAGACTGGCGCGACGGTTCGCGCATCGTCAGACGACTTCAGCAACACCGTAATCGTCAACGCTCCGCGCGACAAGCAGCTAGAAGTCGAGGCGCTGATCGAGGAGATCGATCAGCAGACCGAGACTCCGCAGACCGTCAAGGTTTATCCGCTTGAGTTCGCGCTGGCAGAGAACGTCGTGCCGACGATCCAGAGCGTCATGGCGGCGAATGAGACAACCGGGCGGGGCGGACAGTCGGGGAACGCGGACTTTTTCAGCCGGATCAGCAGATTGCGCAGCGGCGTGACGGCAGGCGGTTCGGTCATCGCCGACGTGCGCACGAACTCGCTCATCATCACGGCGACCGACCAGAACCATGAGACGCTGGCCCAGGTCATCAGCGAGTTGGACCACGACGTGCCATACGTCGCCACGACGTTCGTATTCCCGCTCGACAATGCGCGGGCGGACGATGTCGCAGAGCTTCTGAACCAGGCGTTCCAGCAGCAGCGCGGCGGGAACCGTGGAGGAACAAACCGCGGCACCACGAATCGTGGAACCCAAAGCAACCGAAACAACCGAAACCAAGGTAATCGCGGTGGTGGCGGAGGCGGTCGGGGAGTGGAAGGCTCGAACTCGCTCGAGTACGAGTTGGAAGACCCCGATCTCGACTACGGCGAGCTGCTGACGATGGTCACATACGGTGGCGGAGGCGGATTCGGCCAGGCGCAGAACCAGGGCGGAGTCGGGAGAGGGCTCGGCGGGCAGGTTATCAACACGTTGCAGGCGCAGGGCCAGGTCACGATCATCGCAGACCCAAACACCAACAGCCTGATCGTCATCGGCTCGCCCGAAATCGCAGAGATGGTCCGCAACCTGCTGTCCCAGCTCGACAGAATCCCCGAGCAGGTGATGATCGAGACGATCATTGTCGAGGCAACCCTCGACGAGAGCACGAAGCTCGGAGTCGAGTGGAGCTTGGTCAGCGGCAACTTCCTGGGCAGCGGTGCCACCGGCCTTGGCGAGACCGACTTCGGGCTCGGCAACCAGAATCCGCCCGCACAAGGGTTCCGCTACACCGTTACTGGCGGTAATTTGGGCGTTTTCCTGAACGCGCTGCAGACCGATGAGAAGTTCAAGGTGCTGTCCACTCCGCGCATCTTCACGTCGAACAACGTCGAGGCCGAGATCAACATCAGCCAGAGCGTGCCGTTCATCGTGAGCCAGCGCGTGGACGTCAACGGCAACTTCATATTCAACTACTCCTTCCAAGACGTTGGAATCGTTCTGACGGTCACTCCGCACATCTCCGCCAACGGCATGGTGACGCTCGACGTGGTCCAGACGGCCAACGATCTGCAGGGCTTCACCGACTTCAACGCTCCGATCGTCAATCAGCGAATGGCAAGAACGACTGTCAGCGTAATGGACGGCGAGACGATCATTCTTGGCGGCATCATGCGCAGCCAAGTGCGGACGACCGTCAAGAAGATTCCGATCCTCGGCGACATTCCGATCCTCGGTCAACTGTTCAGATCGACGGACAAGCGGGAAGAGATGACCGAACTGATCGTCTTCCTGACGCCGCGCGTGGTTCGCAGCCCTGAGGACGCCGAGCGATTGAGGAGGGATTCGGTCGACAGGCTTTCCGATCAGTCGAAATCTGATTATAACAAGGTGCGCCCGCCGAAGACGGGCGGCGACGACAAGAAAACAGGCAACGGAAATGGCAACTAAAACTATTGTAATCGTCGCGATGATCGCGGCTCTGTTGATGACGGCAACGGCGTTCGCCCAGCGCGGCGGTGACCGTGGTCAGCGACGCGGCGGCGATCAGGGCGGTCGCATGCGCGGCGGCAACTTCCAGATGATGGGTCAAAGAGGAATGAGGAGCGAGGCGGAGCTTCTCAACCGCTCAGATGTGCAGAAGGACATCAAATTGACCGCCGACCAGAAGACCAAGTTGGAAGCCCTGCGCGAGGAGCTAGGAGAAGCGATGCGCGCTCGCTTCGCTGGCGGGCGCGGCGGTCGCGATGGCGGCGGCAGCGGCGGCGGTACCTTCGATAGGGAGGCGATGCGAGAGGAGATGGACGCCGTCCGCAAGGAGGTCAACGAAAAGACGAAGGCCATCCTCACCGATGAGCAGTGGACTCGCCTCGGTCAGATCAGGATTCAGCTGGCCAGCGTTAGAGCCGTGATGGATCCTGAGATCGAAAAGAAGCTTGGCCTGAAGGCTACGCAGAAGATCGAGATCAACAAGCTCAACGAAGCGTTGAACCAAGCCAACGGGCAGATTCGCAGCAACGGCCGTGAAAACGGCATCGATTCGGCGCAGATTAACGCCGAAATTGCCAAGAACAACGAGATCATGAACGCTGAGATCGACAAGGTCTTGACGAAAGAGCAGCTTGCGATCTGGAGCGAAATGAAGGGCAAGCCGTTCGAGGCCGATCCGAACATCCAGACAAGGGGTGGTGCCGGGTTCGGTCGCGGAGGCGATCGGACAGGCGGCGGCGGTCGCGGTGGCGGCTCCACCGGCGGCGGATAGTCTTCGCAACTACTGCTCTGGGAAGCCTCACCGCTTAGTGCCGTGAGGCTGCTTGTTTTTGGTGCGCCGAGCTCCTTGCGGTCGATGACTTGATTGAGCAGACGGGCACGCCTAACGCGAGGAACTCGCTTTCGTGCGCCCAGGCCGTTTGCTCGCGGGGATCATCCGGCGCGACGCTGTAAATTCGCTTGGGTATTGTCAGAGTACTCTGCCATGAGCTCCTCGATTTCTGGAAGTATCTCCAAGAAATGTTCGACGAGCTGCGGATCGAGGTGGATGCCAGCGAGGTTCCTTAGTTCTTTCACGGCCTCATCGACGCCCCATGCCTGCTTGTAGGGACGGGAGGATACAAGCGCATCGAAGACGTCGCAGACCGCGCAAATGCGGCCGGACAACGGGATGTCGCTTTCCCTTAAGCCACTCGGATAGCCGGTGCCGTTCCACTTTTCGTGATGGGTCAACGCGATCTGCTCGGCCATTTCGATGAGAGAGTGATCGCTGCCGGCGAGAATGTTGGCGCCTATGATCGGGTGCTTTCTAATGATCGCAAGCTCCTCATCGCTCAATTTGCCGGGTTTAAGAAGAATTTTGTCAGGGATGCCGATCTTCCCTATGTCGTGCATCGGACTGGCCTGACGCAACAGCTTGCATTCCTCTGTTGCTAGGCCAACCGCCCGCCCGAGCGCCTCACAGAAGAGGCTTATTCGTATGATATGGAAACCGGTCTTATCGTCGCGACACTCTACAGCGCGGACAAGTCGATCTATCAATTCAGACTTGCTTTTCTCCAGCTGTTCCTCGGCGTGCACCCTCTCCGTTATGTCCTCGACTAAGACGAGATACCGGCTCTCTTTCCAACGGGATTCTAAGGTGCTAGACCAGAACCATCTCGAGTGTCCAGGCGACCCATTTGTGCCCTCGCTCCGAGAGTGGTGTACCGCACATGAAGCGTCTCCTTTTCCCAGCTGTTCTAAGACCTTTTTCGCCTCGTTGCTGTCGTCGTCCCCAAAAAATATGCCAGGAAGGTCGAACAAGTTCTTTCCGACCACCTCTTCGCCTCCGAATCCGAAGATTGACTCGGCAGAGCCAGCCCAGATCCGAATTTCGAAGTCGTCATACATTTCGATGACTCCGAGCGGTGTGTTGCCCAGATGATTCTGCAGCGTCTCTGCGGTGCGGTTGACCTTGTTGCGCAACGCTCCTGCCATGATGCCGAGAACCGGAGCGGCAGTAGCAAGGAACACCGCATGCACGCAGATCAACGCGTCCGTGTCGTGTTGCGGGTGCCGGCTAGCTACCATGAATAAGGCGTACGCCACGGCGATCAAACTGCTGAGCACGCCTGACTCGAGGCCTGCAACGAAACCCGAGACGATGACTGCCACCAGAACGATGGGCGCAGCTTCCGGATATCCGGAAAACGTGGTAGTGAGAACCTCTACTATCGCGACGCCAACCAGCACGGCGATCGGTGCGAGCACCTTGCGCCACAGAGCGCGACCTTTGCCCCTAGACATAAAGCCATCGCGCGGCCGGATCGACCTTCCGTCAAAAACCCTTGAATTCATAACAGAGAAGAGCTCCGATGATTATTATCGGACGTTACTCCACTGTCTATTAGGGAAATGATACGTCCAGGCTCGCACTGAGCCTGCCGATTGTCAGCTTTGACCGACCTTCCACCCGCAAGCGCAGGCATCGGAGGGGCGGCCAGACGCACCCGTGTACTACGGTCTATCCGCTCTGGCCTGCCAAGAAAGCCCGAGCAGCCGATAACGAGAAGGTCCATAGGAAGGAGGGTGCCTGCGGCGACGGTGCGCCGCCGAGAGTCCGGCCCGTTTCCCGCTCGGCTGGCAAATTCGACGGAATCTCACCCTTATCAGGGCACCGCGAGTGTCAGCCTGCAGGCGTCAGGGAACCGCGCGACAGTTCCCAAGTCCCTCCCCCGGCCTGTCAGCTTCCGACGCCGACCACCTCCGTGGCCGGGGGAGGTTAGGTGGGGGCCACACCCCTTTTTTAACTGGCAGAACCCCACGCGTGTCAGCCCCCGCGTGTCAGCTCCCGGCGAACGTCAGTCCCCGCGCGACAGCCCCTCGATCGCCTCTGCGATCTGTAGCCGGTGCCCTTCAAGCAGCCGAACGTCGCGCGAGTAATCGTTCAACGCCTTGACGAGCTTTTCGGGAACTGTCAGCAAAGCTTCGGCGCTCTCAAGCCGCGCATCAGGTACGCCCCGCTCCCGAGCGGCGGCGATCGCTTTCTCCAACAGGACGTAGTACTCGTAGTCTTCGATGCCGTCGCGAAAGTTCTCGAACCGTATCGTCGTCAGCGGCCCGTCCGGGCCGGGACAGATTATGCTCCCGTCACCATTGCTCACCCCGGTAAAGGGGTTCCAGTCCGTGTACGGCCCCTTGGTGATCGGGCTGTCATTTCCGAACCACCAATCACTCGCCCAATAGCCAAAGCCGTCCGGTTTGTACTTCTGCGTCATCGCGCCCAAGAGGAGACGAATCCCGACTGCGTCGTGTTCAACTTGGAAGTCCGGGTACGGATAGCCCGGCCAGAAAGTGGTATACCACGTGACTCGGTTACCGTTTGCACGGGCCGCTTTGATCTTCGGGATGTACTCCTCGGAATCAAATGCAAATATGGGTGTTATCCATACGTCGATCACTTCGGACAGACCATTTTCAGTGCCGTAGTTTGGATCGCGGGCTGATGTGAGCGTGCGCACTCCGGGCAGAGCTTCACGGACACGTTTGGCCACGTCCATGAGAGTGTCGAACAGGTCCTCGCGCACTTCGTCGAACATGTATATGTAGCAAAGATCCGCCGCACCGGCCTTCTTGAAAACCTCGTATGCCGCCTTTGCTTCTTCGATGCCTCTTGTGACATATTCGTCGTAGCCCGCGATTTCTTCGCCACTGTCGCTATCAGCGGTCTTGGGCTGCCGGATATAGCGCAGGCACCACGAATCAAGCCCGCTGGCAACCAACCTCTTGACAAATTCAACCGTCGGCGGTTCCTCGTTCTGACGATAGGCGTTGTTCATGTTGACCCGATGCGCCTGCAGGAAGTCAACGTACCGCCAGTACATGTCCTGGTTCCAGGCGTCACCATGAAGGCGCTCAAGTTCATTCTCGAAAGTGGCAATCATGAAGGGAAAGCTTCGCTCTTTCGGTATGTCGAAGCCGAACACCCGGACCTCGACCGGTATCGTCTGCTCCGCCGCGTTAGCCGGCGAGACGGTCACGCGCCCCCGATACACCCCCGCGCTCTGCCCGGCAGGGCAAGTGACGCTCAGCCAAAGGCTCTGAACCTTGCCCGCCTCCACGTCGAATCGCTCGACGAAGGGAAGGATCGGATCGGGAAACCAGCCCGTACGCTCATACGGAAACACTATCCTCTCATCAACCTTCGTCAGCACATAGCCCATGACCGAGAGCGTTACTGCCGATTCCGGTAGCACGACCCCGTCCGGGCCCTTGAGCTCCGAGACGGAGAACTCGACGTCGCGCAACGGCTCCGTCCCGGCCGCGATGACGATCTGCCCGGCCTCCACCTCCCCTCCCGCGACCGCGAATTTGACCGTCTCTCTGTGCGGGCCATCTGTGAGCGGAACGTCGGGCAAGACCTTCACCATCGACGACTCGGCGACCAGCAGGTACGTGTTGCCTGTTGAAGGCCCCGCAGCCACGCCATCGAACGCAAAAAGGAGAAACGCTATCTGCAAAGAACTGATCATCATTTGATTGCCCGAATCGAGGGCAAGCTTTGGCGAGGATCGACGCCAGCGCAACTCAGCCTCGGGGCCATATTACTCAACCCGGCGCGACAGCTGCCAAGTCCCTCTCCCGGCCTGCAATCTTCCTATGCCGACGACCTCTGTGGCCGGGGAAGGCTAGGAGGGGGCCAAATCTCTTTCACAACTGGAAGAACCCCACCCAAGTCAGCCCGCGAGTGTCAGTCCCCGCGAATCAGCGAAGCGCGCGACCCCAAAGTTAAAGGCCCCCGTCCGCAAGCGGAGGGGGCCGTGTGTGTGGGAGGAGGAAGTAAAAACGTCTATGCCAGCGCGGGTTCCTGAACCCGCAACCCCGCCTCTACATATTCGTCGAACCCGCCCGTCAGGTTGCAGACATCTTGAAAACCGTTGTTCTTTAGGATGCTGGCAGCGGTGCAAGACCGAACTCCACCGGCACAATGGACGATGACACGCTTGCCCTTCGGGAGTTCGTCGAGCCGACTTTCAAGGTAGCCGAGCGGAATGTGCAGGCTGCCAGGCACGAAACCTTCCTCGCGCTCCGTCGCGCTTCGCACATCCAGGATCACGGTATTTCCGCTCGCCGCCATATCCGCCATCTCGCTAGCCCTAGTCTGTTCGACGGTCATGAGCTCGCCGTTGTTGCTGGCGTAGGACTGAATCTCCTCCGGGCCGTACCAGCCACGAACGTCGTCGAGACCGATTGTCACCAGGTCTCGCACCGCTTGCGACACCTGTTGTTCGCTCTCCGCGAGGAAGTAGATCGGCTTGTCGTACGGGACGAGCCAGCCAGCCCAATTCGTGAATCCCTTGGCCATTGCAATGTGGACGCTTCCGGGCAACAGCCCTGCCATTACCTTGCCAGAGTCTCTAATGTCGACGACCGTGTTCTCGCCGCTCAGTACATCGGTCAGGCTTTCAGCCGACTGGCGAGCCGGTTTGGCCACCTCACCCAGGACTGCCGGACCCTCCTTGTTCAGCTTCTTCATCATCGCGAAGTACGTCGGCGGCTCAGGCTGGCCTTTCAGGATCTCATCGACGAAAGCGTCGCTGTCCGTAGACTTCAGTGCCCAATTGGAGACCCTCTCGTAGCCTAGCGAACTGACTGGGACTCCTCCCAGGCTTTTGCCGCATGCGGAGCCCGAGCCGTGCCCGGGCCAAATGATCATGCCGTCTTTGAACGGTTTGAGCTTCTGGACGGACTCGTACTGTTGTTTCGCGCCGATTACCATCGTGCCCTTAATGTTCGCCGCGCGCTCGAGCAGATCAGGCCGCCCGACGTCGCCTACGAAGACAAAGTCGCCGGTGAATGCGCCAAGCGGGACTTCGCTGGTCGCCTCATCGGTGAGTATGAACGCGATGTGCTCAGGCGTATGGCCTGGCGTCGCCATGACGTCTAACCGAGCGGGGCCGACCCGGATGGTGTCTCCGTCGCGCACGAGGGTCACTAATGGTTCGTTAGAGAACCCATACTTCCAGTCGATGTCTCCTTCGTCGCTCAGATACATCCGCGCGCCTGTCCTGTTGGAGAGCTCGCGAATCCCGCTCAGGAAGTCGGCGTGGATGTGCGTCTCTGTCACCGCCGTGATCTTGAGGCGTTCCTTCTTCGCTGCCTCCAAATACTGGTCGATGTTGCGGCTAGGGTCGATGACGATCGCTTCGCCAGCGGCCGGACACCCGATCATGTAGCTCGCCTGCGCGAGCTTCTCGTCATAGAACCGTTTTACAATCACTTTTAGCTGCTCCCGTCTCCGCACTGTACCTGCGGTTTTCGCGGTCTGTTCCAGGGCAGCAGGGCGAACAGGCTCGACATTCCGCAGATTCCGGTGAGTCCGGCAAACGTCAGCCCAGCGCCGACCCCCAGGGCGACGAAAATCCACCCGGACGCCACCGTCAGCGCGAGTATCGTTCCCAAGAGGATCAGCAGACCTGCGACCAGGCGAACTTGCCGCTCCAGCGGCCATCGAGCCGACTGCGACTGCACGGTGATGCAATCTGCAGCGCTCCATGCGTCTAGCCCTCCTTCCAAAACCAGTACTCGCGGCTTGCCCGCGCCGATGAGATCGCGGGACATCGCAGCCCGCCCTCCGGTCTGGCAGACGAGCACAACCTCGCATCGTTCGCTCAAGTCGTCCATCCGAAGCTCGATCTGGTCGAGAGGCACGTTGATCGACCCAGGCAGATGCCCTGCGTCGTACTCGCCTCTCGACCGAACGTCGACTAATTGCAAGCGGTCGCCTGAATCCAGTCGGCCCCTCAGACCCCCCGCGTCGATTCTGCCGTGACTGCTTTTTGTCATCTCCATGGATGTTTCCTCGTCATACGGTCCAGAGCATCGCTCGTCGCGATAGGGTTCACGATTGCAACTACGACCTAGGCCAAGCTGCCGCACAGAGAGTTGTCCAGCCCTTCGCGAACCAGCTTTCTTGCCCGATGGAGCCTCGATTTCACAGCAGGAACGGAAATGCCGAGAGTCTCGGCGGTCGCAATCGCTGATTCGCCGTTTATCTCGCGCAGGTCGTAGACGTCCCGGTACATCTCCGGCAGACTGTCCAGCACCTCAACGATGCAGTCGTGCATCTCGGCTTGCGCGAGCTGCGCGGCCCCCTCCAGCCCTGGCGACGTTGGCACGGGCATCCCGGCTTCAACTAGCGCATCTAGGCTGAGCAACGCGCCTGACTTCCTGGACGTCCGCAAGCGAATGCAAGCCCTGCTGGCAATGCTCGTCAGCCAGCTACGGAACGCGGTCGCTTCTTTGAGCTGGTCGCTCGCGCGGAACGCGCTGATGAGCGCCTCCATCAGCACGTCTTCGGCGTCATCTGCATCGCCGCATAGGCGTACCATCTGGCGGTAGACGGCGTCTTTGTGCCTGGCGATCTCCCTCTCGATGTCCATCTGTCTTCTAGGATATCAGAAGAACCTTCGGACGGGCAGGGGTCAGCGCCGCTTTTCGAATCCGAGCAGGCGCATCCCGTTGAAAACGACCATCAGGCTGACGCCCATGTCTGCGAACACGGCCATCCAGAGAGTCGCGAGCCCCATGAAGTCGAGCACGATGAACGCGGCCTTGATCGCGATGCTCGCTATTATGTTCTGCCACAGAATCGACCACGTCGCGCGGCTCAGGCGGAGGAAGCGGGGAAGGGCGGAGAGGTCGTCCTTCATCAGTGCGACGTCGGCGGTCTCGAGCGCGGCGTCCGTGCCGGCGGCGCCCATGGCGATGCCGACGTTAGCCCTGGCGAGGGCAGGCGTGTCGTTGATCCCGTCGCCGACCATGGCGATGATCTTTCCTTCACCGACCAAATTGTCGATCCACTCGAGCTTGTCCTCGGGGAGCATCTCCGCGTACTGATTGGTGATGCCTGCCTGCCCTGCGATTGCAGCGGCGGTCGTGGCGTTGTCGCCGGTGAGGAGGTGGGTCTCGATGCCGAGTTTGTGCAACTCTTCTATTGCCAACTTGGACGAATCCCTGAGCGCATCAGCGACTGCGATCAGAGCGACCGGCCCTCTGTCGCC is part of the Armatimonadota bacterium genome and harbors:
- a CDS encoding RNA polymerase sigma factor encodes the protein MDIEREIARHKDAVYRQMVRLCGDADDAEDVLMEALISAFRASDQLKEATAFRSWLTSIASRACIRLRTSRKSGALLSLDALVEAGMPVPTSPGLEGAAQLAQAEMHDCIVEVLDSLPEMYRDVYDLREINGESAIATAETLGISVPAVKSRLHRARKLVREGLDNSLCGSLA
- a CDS encoding rhodanese-like domain-containing protein; amino-acid sequence: MEMTKSSHGRIDAGGLRGRLDSGDRLQLVDVRSRGEYDAGHLPGSINVPLDQIELRMDDLSERCEVVLVCQTGGRAAMSRDLIGAGKPRVLVLEGGLDAWSAADCITVQSQSARWPLERQVRLVAGLLILLGTILALTVASGWIFVALGVGAGLTFAGLTGICGMSSLFALLPWNRPRKPQVQCGDGSS